Proteins from a single region of Punica granatum isolate Tunisia-2019 chromosome 8, ASM765513v2, whole genome shotgun sequence:
- the LOC116215921 gene encoding small nuclear ribonucleoprotein E-like gives MATTKVQKIMTQPINLIFRFLQSKARIQIWLFEQKDLRIEGRIIGFDEYMNLVLDDAEEVNIKKKTRKSLGRILLKGDNITLMMNTGK, from the exons ATGGCGACCACCAAAGTCCAGAAGATTATGACCCAGCCTATT AATCTCATATTCAGGTTTCTCCAAAGC AAAGCACGCATACAGATTTGGCTTTTCGAGCAGAAGGATTTGAGGATCGAAGGCCGTATCATT GGGTTCGATGAGTACATGAATCTGGTTTTGGATGATGCTGAAGAAGTCAACATTAAGAAGAAGACTAGAAAGTCACTAG GGAGGATCTTGCTCAAAGGGGACAATATAACTTTGATGATGAACAc GGGAAAATGA